In the genome of Planococcus donghaensis, the window AATTTCCGCCATATTGGCCATCATAAAAAAGAAGATCCACAATCGTTATCTGCGTTTAATATTCGTGCGCAAAAGCTAGTATCGATCGAACCTACCGAAACAGCGTTGTATAAATCTTCATCCCCGCGCTCTTTAGTCGTATCGGGATATCGAAATGTAGCCATAAACCGCTTTTTGTTTATAGGCGATCCCAATTACGACTACAAGCAAAAACCCGCTGTGGCCATTCAATACCGAGCTGAATGTGTTTCATTGACAAATGGTGTTATTGAAAATTTTGTCACTGCTAATGCTGACGTTTCGATAGCGGGTGGCGAACAAAGTGCCAATAGTGTTCGTATAAAAAATCTGTTGAGCATAGCTTCGGCGAAAGAAACCGTTAAAGTAGGAGCGGAAAGTAGTTTGATTCATTTAGAAGAAGTTCGAAAACGAAGCAATCTTTTCTATAACTGAATGTTAATGCACAATATAAAATACGTTCACTTTTGCTTGTTTGTCGAAATTTGACGAAAATTTCACGAAAGTCTTGTTATGCGGCTTTCAAAGCTTTACATTTAACTACATTCCTTTTTATAATAGATAGATATACTTTTGGAAAAAATGAAAAACAAGGTGGGCAATTATGTCTAAAGATCAAGTAAGAACAGCTGAAGATGTATTCGAAATGGTTGCGTCTTATATGAATGCCGATCATGTACAAACGATCAAGAAGGCATATCAAGTTGCGTATGATGCTCATATGGGACAATTCCGTAAATCGGGAGAGCCTTATATTGTACATCCGGTTCAAGTAGCAGGGATTTTAGCAGATTTACAAATGGATCCCGCGACAGTGGCAGCAGGCTTTTTGCATGATGTAGTTGAAGATACGGAAGTTAGCCGTGAAGATATCGTCCATGATTTCGATGAAGAAGTAGCGATGCTCGTTGATGGTGTGACCAAGTTGAGCAAAATTAAATATTTATCAAAAGAAGAACAACAGGCAGAAAATCATCGTAAAATGTTTGTCGCAATGGCGCAAGATATTCGTGTCATCTTGATCAAACTTGCTGACCGACTGCATAATCTGCGTACATTAAAATACCAGACTGTTGAGAAGCAACGCATCAAAGCAAATGAAACATTAGAGATTTTTGCCCCGATTGCGCACCGCCTCGGTATTAATACCATTAAATGGGAATTGGAAGATACTGCGTTGCGTTATTTAAATCCGCAACAGTATTACCGGATTGTCAATTTGATGAAAAAGAAACGTACCGAACGGGAAGATTATTTAAATAAGGTCATGGGCGAAGTTCGCATACAACTCGACGAAGTCGATATTAAAGCGGATTTATTTGGTCGGCCTAAACATATTTACAGCATTTACCGCAAAATGGCAATTCAAAACAAACAGTTTAATGAAATTTATGATTTGTTGGCTGTTCGTATTACGGTAGAAAGCATTAAAGATTGCTACGCGGTGCTTGGAATTATTCATTCCACGTGGAAGCCAATGCCAGGCCGTTTTAAAGACTATATTGCCATGCCAAAACAAAACTTATACCAATCGCTTCATACAACGGTGATTGGTCCACAAGGCGACCCACTTGAAGTACAAATTCGTACTGAAGAAATGCATCGCATTGCCGAATACGGAGTTGCTGCGCATTGGGCGTATAAAGAAGGTAAAATGGCGGATAAACCGAAAAGTTCGGTAGATTCACGTTTGTCGTGGTTCCGTGAAATTTTGGATTTCCAAAACGAATCCGATAATGCGGAAGAATTCATGGAATCGTTAAAGTATGATTTGTTTTCAGATATGGTTTATGTTTTTTCACCAAAAGGCGACGTGATTGAAATGCCAGCAGGTTCTTGTCCAATTGATTTTGCTTACCGTGTGCACTCGGAAATTGGCAATAAAACCATTGGCGCGAAGATCAATGGCAAAATGGCACCACTTGATACGGAATTGCATACTGGAGACATTGTAGAGATTTTGACTTCTAAACAGTCTTTTGGTCCGAGTCGTGATTGGTTGAAAATCGCGAAATCGACACAAACGAAAAACAAAATCAAGCAATTTTTCAAAAAGCAATTGCGTGAAGACAATGTGCAAAAAGGTCGCGAATTGATTGAAAAAGAAATTAAAGCACAAGAATTCCCGGTAAAAGAAGTATTAACAAACGACAATATTAAACGCGTTTGCGAGAAGTTTAATTTTGCTGGCGAAGACGATATGTATGCAGCAGTTGGCTTTAACGGCATTACTGCGCAACAAGTTGTGAACCGCTTAGCTGAAAAAATGCGCAAAAAACGTGAACAAGAAGAAGCCATCGAAAAAATTACCGTTGAAATGAAATCCAACGTACCGAAAAAGCAAACGGAATCAGGCGTTATTGTTAGAGGAATTGATAACATGATGATTCGCTTGTCAAAATGTTGTAATCCGGTACCAGGAGATAATATCATCGGGTTTATTACAAAAGGTCGCGGCGTATCTGTTCACCGCACCGATTGTCCAAATGTCCACTCAAATGAAAACGATCGACTCATTCCAGTAGAGTGGGAAAACGAAGGCACACCTGATAATAAGTCATATCAAGTGGATATTGAAGTTCAAGCGTATGACCGTACCGGTTTGATCAATGAAGTGATGCATATGGTCAGTGAAGCGAAAACCACGATTACAGCAGTTAGTGGACGAGCAGATAAAGATAAAATTGCAACCATCAATTTGTCGATTATGATTGCCCACATTTCACATTTAAATCGGGTGACGGAAAAAATCAAGTCCATTCCGGACGTCTATTCGGTCCAACGTGTAACAAATTAAGGAGGCAACATGAGAGTAATTTTGCAACGTTCAAAACAAGCATCTGTAACAGTCGACAGCGAGACAACCGGTGCGATTAGCTCAGGTTACGTACTGCTTGTTGGCATCACTCATGAAGATACAAATAAAGACGTCGACTATTTAGCTGGGAAAATTGCACAACTTCGTTTGTTTGAAGACGAAGATGGCAAGATGAATCGGTCTATTCTTGAAAATGGTGGTGAAATCTTATCGATTTCCCAATTCACTTTATATGGCGACGCTAAAAAAGGACGGCGCCCAAGCTTTGTCGCTGCAGCGCGTCCAGAAGTAGCTGAACCGCTGTGGCAAGCGTTTAACACAGCGCTTGAAAGTCATGGACTAGTTGTCGAAACGGGTGTTTTTGGCGCTATGATGGACGTTCAGTTAGTAAATGACGGTCCAGTGACGATTATGTTGGAATCTAAATAGTAGAGTTGGAGAGAAGTGCTAGGTGAGTTTGCCTAGTGCTTCTTTTTTGTTTGTGTTGCTGGAGGAGTTATGCGCGGTGCGTAAGAGGATACGCGCGTTGGGGGAGAAATACGCGCGTTTGACGGGAAATACGCGCGGTAGAAAAGGATGCGCGCGTTCTGCGGAAAATATGCACGCGCCACGAGAAATACGCACGCTCCGGGAGAAATACGCACGCTCCGGGAGAAATACGCACGCTCCGGGAGAAATACGCACGCTCCGGGAGAAATACGCACGCTCCGGGAGAAATACGCGCGGACGGCAGAAAATACGCACGATACCCCAAAATACACAAAAAAAGCACGGAGGAATTTCCCTCCGTGCCACAATTCACTCTTCTAATTTAGCATCAAAATAATTGATAATGCCCGTATAAAGCCCGAGTGCTG includes:
- the dtd gene encoding D-aminoacyl-tRNA deacylase, yielding MRVILQRSKQASVTVDSETTGAISSGYVLLVGITHEDTNKDVDYLAGKIAQLRLFEDEDGKMNRSILENGGEILSISQFTLYGDAKKGRRPSFVAAARPEVAEPLWQAFNTALESHGLVVETGVFGAMMDVQLVNDGPVTIMLESK
- a CDS encoding RelA/SpoT family protein, coding for MSKDQVRTAEDVFEMVASYMNADHVQTIKKAYQVAYDAHMGQFRKSGEPYIVHPVQVAGILADLQMDPATVAAGFLHDVVEDTEVSREDIVHDFDEEVAMLVDGVTKLSKIKYLSKEEQQAENHRKMFVAMAQDIRVILIKLADRLHNLRTLKYQTVEKQRIKANETLEIFAPIAHRLGINTIKWELEDTALRYLNPQQYYRIVNLMKKKRTEREDYLNKVMGEVRIQLDEVDIKADLFGRPKHIYSIYRKMAIQNKQFNEIYDLLAVRITVESIKDCYAVLGIIHSTWKPMPGRFKDYIAMPKQNLYQSLHTTVIGPQGDPLEVQIRTEEMHRIAEYGVAAHWAYKEGKMADKPKSSVDSRLSWFREILDFQNESDNAEEFMESLKYDLFSDMVYVFSPKGDVIEMPAGSCPIDFAYRVHSEIGNKTIGAKINGKMAPLDTELHTGDIVEILTSKQSFGPSRDWLKIAKSTQTKNKIKQFFKKQLREDNVQKGRELIEKEIKAQEFPVKEVLTNDNIKRVCEKFNFAGEDDMYAAVGFNGITAQQVVNRLAEKMRKKREQEEAIEKITVEMKSNVPKKQTESGVIVRGIDNMMIRLSKCCNPVPGDNIIGFITKGRGVSVHRTDCPNVHSNENDRLIPVEWENEGTPDNKSYQVDIEVQAYDRTGLINEVMHMVSEAKTTITAVSGRADKDKIATINLSIMIAHISHLNRVTEKIKSIPDVYSVQRVTN